From Massilia sp. WG5, a single genomic window includes:
- the mobF gene encoding MobF family relaxase: MIGLYKLGSSDDAARYHDNALKSDGPAHDRADNYYVNEQANLTWQGNGAEVLGLAGETVTKEQFVKFLDGEITNPATGEVQDLSANSRGDERRLGYDMTISAPKSVSIVGLVGGDERVVQAHVDANRVAMKWLEEHGAQVRVKDENGQNQFKPTGNLLYATVQHETSRENDPQLHNHNVVVAVTYDHDAQKWRSLTNDELFQIRTQADTIYKAELGRNLREAGYEIAYRENGIDFDIKGVEGPHLEAFSQRTQQMREALEARGIDPDSASHQARQSAVLATRARKVDLERDYLREIWEEKAREAGLDLAAIVDKARKAGPQLASEEQLARDGVTRAVKHLSEREQAFPVSKLESEAVFFSHGAGVNAIKQAIADRKEDRSLVDRAGKGTPQLTTSAAIANELTLQDTIRKGKGKGIALVQTREEFNQLLDRFEQRKTAETGAPFKLSLEQVNAARNVLMHEDKFQGIQGDAGTGKTAALEFVQEVARERGWETRGIATSTTGARELEKATGIRSQTVAAFLTERDERIKMLQGELRQLEVEFAHSPGTIPQVKRVAKRDLHLEGSGFGPGRYVFDSKSGEVLKAETGAWHPLNTLGIKLQDAGQARRAGGEEQLQRAETFGDRFRARATQAAGNVQEAFGRSLASYEVVGRPEAKVARAEHREQNVQERARLRSYLTKTAQIENLLATGNAEGKPFLLVMDESSMTGAKDSARLSEIARDMGARVVLQGDTKQHGSVSAGRAFLQTQEGGINLSKIEETRRFDNATAQQKKAIAEMKQGRFAPALQALDTTLTNDLYATTAERFIENRKQLLSEGITDPKIGVVAITNEDRKEANKAIRAALREEGVISGSDHKKQHLDDPKLTGQQYQFVPSLAQEKVDRLTALKDYKSLGIAREEMLTVVEYDLNRNRLVLQRENGKLVEIDPSKHTRFSFGRMEERVYAVGDTIEARANIGRLKDPDRIANGTRGVIEQIDGNGARVRWQDGRESSMTDRQLRYVDHAYAHTSHKEQGVTNHREIFLVSPKGAFWLNREASYVAASRAKQNTEIVTTEEGREEMLKNAGKEPEKTTAIDIGRNVSLDRVQVREQTQGPVRERQQERSGPELSL; the protein is encoded by the coding sequence ATGATCGGACTCTACAAACTGGGCAGCAGTGACGACGCGGCACGCTATCACGATAATGCGCTCAAGTCGGATGGCCCGGCTCACGACCGCGCCGACAACTATTATGTTAACGAGCAAGCCAACTTGACCTGGCAGGGGAACGGCGCCGAGGTGCTCGGTCTTGCGGGTGAGACCGTGACCAAAGAGCAGTTCGTCAAATTCCTGGACGGTGAGATCACCAACCCGGCAACGGGAGAGGTGCAGGACCTGTCCGCGAATTCGCGAGGGGATGAGCGAAGGCTCGGCTACGACATGACGATTTCGGCGCCGAAGAGCGTTTCCATCGTCGGGCTGGTCGGGGGCGATGAACGGGTAGTACAGGCGCACGTCGACGCAAACCGGGTTGCGATGAAATGGCTCGAAGAGCACGGCGCCCAGGTACGGGTAAAGGATGAAAATGGGCAGAACCAGTTCAAGCCGACGGGCAACCTGCTTTACGCCACGGTCCAGCATGAGACCAGCCGCGAGAACGATCCTCAGCTCCACAATCACAATGTCGTCGTGGCGGTCACATATGACCACGACGCACAAAAGTGGCGTTCGCTGACCAACGACGAGCTTTTCCAGATTCGCACCCAAGCGGACACAATTTACAAAGCAGAGCTCGGGCGCAACCTCCGGGAGGCGGGGTACGAGATTGCATACCGCGAAAACGGCATCGACTTCGATATCAAGGGCGTGGAGGGTCCGCATCTGGAGGCGTTCAGCCAGCGCACCCAGCAGATGCGGGAGGCGCTCGAGGCGCGCGGTATCGATCCCGACAGCGCCTCCCACCAGGCGCGCCAGTCCGCCGTACTAGCGACGCGCGCGCGCAAGGTCGACCTCGAGCGCGACTACTTGCGCGAAATCTGGGAGGAGAAAGCGCGTGAAGCCGGCCTCGATCTTGCCGCCATCGTTGACAAGGCGAGGAAGGCCGGACCGCAGCTGGCCTCCGAGGAACAGCTGGCCCGGGATGGCGTCACCCGCGCCGTGAAGCACCTTTCTGAGCGTGAGCAGGCCTTTCCGGTGTCGAAGCTGGAGTCAGAGGCTGTCTTCTTCAGCCACGGTGCCGGCGTAAACGCGATCAAACAGGCGATCGCGGACCGCAAGGAGGACCGCTCACTGGTCGACCGCGCCGGCAAGGGCACGCCGCAGCTAACGACGTCCGCGGCAATCGCCAACGAGCTCACGCTGCAGGACACGATTCGGAAAGGGAAGGGCAAGGGTATTGCGCTCGTGCAGACCCGTGAAGAGTTCAACCAGTTGCTGGACCGCTTCGAGCAACGAAAGACGGCCGAGACCGGGGCGCCCTTCAAGCTGTCTCTGGAGCAGGTAAACGCCGCGCGCAATGTCCTAATGCATGAGGACAAGTTCCAGGGCATCCAGGGCGATGCCGGTACCGGCAAGACGGCTGCGCTGGAGTTTGTGCAGGAAGTGGCACGGGAGCGTGGCTGGGAGACGCGCGGGATAGCCACGTCGACCACTGGCGCCCGTGAACTTGAAAAGGCGACGGGAATCAGAAGCCAGACCGTAGCGGCTTTCCTCACGGAGCGCGACGAGCGGATCAAAATGCTGCAAGGCGAGCTACGTCAGCTCGAGGTGGAGTTCGCGCATTCGCCCGGCACTATTCCGCAGGTCAAGCGTGTTGCGAAGCGCGATTTGCACCTGGAGGGGAGTGGATTCGGTCCCGGCCGTTATGTTTTTGATTCGAAAAGCGGTGAGGTGCTTAAGGCCGAGACGGGCGCGTGGCATCCGCTGAACACGCTAGGGATCAAGCTGCAGGACGCTGGCCAGGCGCGGCGCGCCGGCGGCGAGGAGCAGCTGCAGCGGGCGGAAACGTTTGGTGATCGCTTTCGCGCACGCGCCACGCAGGCGGCCGGCAACGTGCAGGAAGCCTTCGGGCGCAGCCTGGCCAGCTATGAAGTGGTCGGCCGCCCCGAAGCAAAGGTAGCGCGAGCCGAACACCGGGAGCAGAATGTCCAGGAGCGGGCGCGGCTACGCTCGTACCTGACGAAGACGGCTCAGATCGAAAATCTGCTGGCCACCGGTAATGCCGAGGGCAAGCCCTTCCTGCTGGTCATGGACGAATCGTCGATGACTGGCGCCAAGGACTCCGCTCGCTTATCCGAGATCGCGCGCGACATGGGCGCGAGGGTGGTCTTGCAGGGCGATACCAAGCAACACGGGTCCGTCTCAGCCGGCCGGGCGTTCCTGCAAACCCAGGAAGGCGGAATCAATCTTTCAAAGATCGAAGAAACGAGGCGGTTCGACAACGCGACCGCGCAGCAGAAGAAAGCGATTGCCGAGATGAAGCAAGGCCGCTTCGCGCCCGCCCTGCAAGCGCTCGACACGACGCTTACGAATGATCTGTACGCTACCACCGCGGAACGCTTCATCGAAAACCGCAAACAATTACTCAGCGAGGGCATCACGGACCCGAAGATCGGCGTGGTGGCCATTACCAACGAGGACCGCAAGGAAGCGAACAAGGCTATCCGCGCGGCGCTGCGCGAAGAAGGTGTCATCAGCGGCTCAGACCACAAGAAGCAGCACCTGGACGACCCTAAGCTCACTGGACAGCAATACCAGTTCGTCCCGTCGCTCGCCCAGGAAAAGGTCGACCGGCTGACCGCCTTGAAGGACTACAAGAGCCTCGGGATTGCGCGCGAGGAGATGCTGACGGTAGTCGAGTACGATCTCAACCGCAACCGCCTGGTCCTGCAGCGCGAGAACGGCAAGCTGGTGGAAATCGATCCGTCGAAGCACACCAGGTTTAGCTTTGGCAGGATGGAAGAACGTGTGTACGCGGTGGGGGACACGATCGAGGCGCGAGCGAATATCGGCCGCCTGAAGGATCCGGACCGCATCGCCAACGGCACCCGGGGCGTGATTGAGCAGATCGACGGGAACGGCGCGCGGGTGCGCTGGCAGGATGGCCGCGAGTCTTCGATGACCGACCGCCAGCTGCGCTACGTCGACCATGCGTATGCGCATACCTCGCACAAGGAGCAAGGGGTCACCAACCACCGCGAAATCTTCCTCGTCAGCCCAAAGGGTGCTTTCTGGCTAAACCGGGAGGCCAGCTACGTGGCCGCCTCGAGGGCCAAGCAAAACACGGAGATTGTCACGACCGAAGAGGGGCGGGAAGAAATGCTCAAGAATGCCGGCAAGGAGCCGGAGAAGACAACCGCGATCGACATCGGCCGCAACGTATCGCTCGATCGCGTGCAGGTACGCGAGCAGACCCAGGGGCCGGTGCGCGAGCGACAGCAAGAACGTTCGGGCCCAGAGCTGAGCCTGTAA